In the Octadecabacter sp. SW4 genome, one interval contains:
- a CDS encoding DUF2332 domain-containing protein — protein sequence MTRDPDDLRAAFRVQAVNCATLGSPFMAQLWSPFMAQLCNLLADQLQPDTALTRRMFNWAGDLTPGGESVPLRVCAALHALRLEDRVDLADVYPPYSVGDIRFWKAIKHALVIEADFINAFIESPPQTNEVRRSAALIAAGHWLGARFNLPMVTSELGASAGLNLNWDRYAMVAQGQKLGAPDPILTLHPDWDGPLPPGTTPQVVERAGVDLNPLDPHRDSLRLRAYLWPDQPERMALTTAALAPARMPDKGDAIDWLEPRLARPRDGYLHLIYHTIAWQYFPPAVQARGAALINAAGLRASDTAPLAWLAMEGDDKTPGAALTLRIWPGDGTPIQLGRVDFHGRWIRWTAP from the coding sequence GTGACCCGCGACCCGGACGATTTACGCGCAGCATTCCGGGTTCAGGCCGTCAATTGCGCGACACTTGGGTCGCCATTCATGGCGCAGCTTTGGTCGCCATTCATGGCGCAGCTTTGCAACTTGCTGGCCGACCAGTTGCAGCCGGATACGGCCCTGACCCGGCGTATGTTCAACTGGGCAGGCGATCTGACACCGGGCGGTGAAAGCGTGCCTTTGCGGGTCTGCGCTGCGCTGCATGCGCTGCGCCTTGAAGATCGTGTAGACCTTGCTGATGTATATCCACCATACTCAGTTGGTGATATTAGGTTCTGGAAAGCAATAAAGCATGCTTTGGTGATTGAAGCCGATTTCATAAATGCCTTCATTGAGTCCCCGCCACAAACCAACGAAGTGCGCAGATCAGCGGCCTTGATCGCCGCTGGCCATTGGCTGGGCGCACGGTTCAATCTGCCGATGGTCACATCCGAACTGGGCGCAAGTGCGGGGCTGAACCTCAATTGGGACCGCTATGCGATGGTCGCGCAGGGTCAGAAATTGGGCGCGCCCGATCCGATCCTGACCCTACACCCCGACTGGGACGGCCCCCTGCCCCCAGGCACCACACCACAGGTGGTTGAGCGCGCGGGCGTTGACCTGAATCCGCTTGATCCACACCGCGACAGCCTGCGTCTGCGCGCCTATCTCTGGCCCGATCAGCCGGAACGTATGGCACTGACGACCGCCGCGCTGGCCCCGGCGCGAATGCCCGACAAGGGCGATGCGATTGACTGGCTAGAACCGCGACTGGCCCGCCCCCGCGACGGATATCTGCACCTGATCTATCACACGATTGCCTGGCAGTATTTTCCACCCGCCGTGCAAGCCCGTGGCGCCGCGTTGATCAATGCCGCGGGCCTGCGCGCCAGCGACACCGCGCCACTGGCATGGCTGGCCATGGAGGGTGATGACAAAACGCCAGGGGCCGCATTGACCCTGCGCATCTGGCCCGGCGACGGCACCCCGATCCAACTGGGCCGCGTCGATTTTCATGGTCGCTGGATCCGATGGACGGCCCCCTGA
- a CDS encoding serine hydrolase: protein MKTFLKWLLRGFVVSLVLALALGIWQRERLARLLAVNSLFSQEKIVTNFTDMRRLFETVDMPRGGGPVSPLPVGAPYALPIAVQDWIDARSVTGLVILQHGRLRHESYYLGGDGDDQRISWSVAKSFLSALIGILIDEGAIASIDDPVTKYAPDLAGSAYDGATLRNVLQMSSGVVFDEDYLDFWSDINKMGRVLGLGGSMDGFAAGLDQRFTDAGAQWKYVSIDTHIVGMVARGATGRSLPDLLNEKVLRPLGLEGSPYYITDGYGVAFVLGGLNMSTRDYARFGAMIAQGGQWNGNQIVPAAWIADSIAPSAPTAPGEIGYGYQWRIPQGADAGVAMAHGIYGQYIYIDTARGVVIVVNAADRAFREAGVTDQNIAIFRQIARGL from the coding sequence ATGAAAACATTTCTGAAATGGTTGTTGCGCGGATTCGTTGTGTCGCTGGTGCTGGCGCTGGCATTGGGCATCTGGCAGCGCGAGCGACTGGCGCGCCTTCTGGCCGTCAACAGCCTCTTTTCCCAAGAAAAAATCGTTACCAATTTCACTGACATGCGCCGCTTGTTCGAAACGGTTGATATGCCACGCGGCGGCGGGCCCGTGTCGCCTCTGCCGGTTGGCGCCCCCTATGCGTTGCCCATCGCGGTGCAGGACTGGATCGATGCGCGCAGCGTCACCGGTCTGGTCATTTTGCAGCACGGTCGGTTGCGCCACGAAAGCTATTATCTGGGCGGCGATGGCGATGATCAGCGGATCAGTTGGTCGGTGGCAAAGTCGTTTCTGTCAGCCCTGATCGGCATTCTGATCGACGAGGGCGCGATTGCCAGCATCGACGATCCGGTCACGAAATACGCGCCCGACCTGGCCGGATCGGCCTATGACGGGGCGACGCTGCGCAACGTATTGCAGATGTCGTCCGGCGTGGTCTTTGACGAGGATTATCTTGATTTCTGGAGCGATATTAACAAGATGGGCCGCGTCCTTGGGCTTGGCGGGTCGATGGACGGCTTTGCGGCGGGCCTTGATCAGCGTTTCACCGATGCGGGTGCGCAATGGAAATACGTGTCGATTGATACGCATATTGTCGGGATGGTCGCGCGCGGGGCAACGGGGCGGTCCCTGCCTGATCTGCTTAATGAAAAGGTGCTGCGCCCGCTGGGCCTTGAAGGCAGCCCCTACTATATCACGGACGGTTATGGCGTGGCCTTTGTGCTGGGCGGTCTGAATATGTCGACCCGTGATTACGCCCGTTTCGGCGCGATGATCGCACAGGGCGGGCAATGGAACGGCAACCAGATCGTGCCTGCCGCCTGGATCGCCGACAGCATCGCGCCCAGCGCACCCACGGCGCCGGGCGAAATCGGCTATGGCTATCAGTGGCGGATTCCGCAGGGGGCTGACGCAGGTGTCGCAATGGCGCACGGGATTTATGGGCAATATATCTATATCGACACGGCGCGCGGCGTGGTCATCGTCGTCAACGCCGCTGATCGTGCCTTTCGCGAGGCTGGTGTCACCGATCAGAACATCGCGATTTTTCGCCAGATCGCGCGGGGGCTTTAG
- a CDS encoding DUF2237 family protein, with protein sequence MDMDPSRNVFGAPLIPCSLDPVTGFFRNGACDTCAADQGSHTVCAVMTAEFLAFSKYLGNDLTTPRPEFGFAGLKPGDHWCLCASRFLQAHDENCAPRVNLAATHERALEIVPMTVLEAYTAD encoded by the coding sequence ATGGATATGGACCCGTCCCGCAACGTATTCGGCGCACCCCTGATCCCCTGTTCATTGGATCCGGTGACCGGGTTCTTTCGTAACGGTGCCTGCGACACTTGCGCGGCTGATCAGGGAAGCCACACCGTTTGCGCCGTGATGACGGCCGAGTTTCTGGCATTCTCAAAGTATCTGGGGAATGACCTGACAACGCCGCGCCCCGAATTCGGATTTGCGGGGTTGAAACCGGGTGATCACTGGTGCCTTTGCGCCAGTCGTTTCCTGCAAGCCCACGACGAAAACTGCGCGCCACGCGTCAATCTTGCCGCGACCCATGAACGCGCGCTCGAGATTGTTCCCATGACGGTGCTTGAGGCCTATACGGCAGATTAG
- a CDS encoding helix-turn-helix transcriptional regulator encodes MKQGPLLVALVAAQIVCAGFFLFTTLSALLGFPPISWRARELIEIAAALGLIVGAVMGAVLVARALRRTAKVEGQLRLASGAFMDVLDERFADWGLTPAERDVALFSIKGISTAHIAQMRDTSEGTVKAQTNAIYRKAGVSGRPQLLSLFIEDLMGGPLPTGAQDSDDPLGDNSVA; translated from the coding sequence ATGAAGCAAGGACCGCTCCTTGTTGCCTTGGTGGCCGCGCAGATTGTTTGCGCGGGCTTTTTCCTGTTTACGACCCTGTCAGCCCTGTTGGGGTTTCCACCGATCAGCTGGCGCGCGCGCGAACTGATCGAGATCGCCGCCGCGCTTGGCTTGATCGTCGGCGCGGTGATGGGGGCCGTTTTGGTTGCGCGCGCCCTAAGACGCACCGCCAAAGTCGAGGGTCAACTGCGGCTCGCTTCGGGGGCATTCATGGATGTTCTGGACGAAAGATTTGCCGACTGGGGCCTGACCCCCGCCGAACGCGATGTGGCGCTTTTTTCGATCAAGGGTATTTCCACCGCCCACATCGCGCAAATGCGCGACACGTCCGAAGGCACCGTCAAGGCCCAAACCAACGCGATTTACCGCAAGGCAGGCGTGTCGGGCCGCCCGCAACTCCTGAGCCTGTTTATCGAGGATTTGATGGGGGGACCGTTGCCGACCGGCGCGCAAGACTCCGACGACCCCCTTGGTGACAATTCAGTAGCCTAA
- a CDS encoding PepSY domain-containing protein codes for MIRILAVLLVLLGAPAFAQTPQDVVIDQLQSQGYTSITVNRTLLGRIRIVAISEAYRREIVMNPNTGEILRDYWVVLEDGGGLGSLLERRGDNGGYQGGGNGDDDDDDDNDDDDDNDDDDDDDDHDDDDDDDDDDNNDDDDDDDQDDD; via the coding sequence ATGATACGAATTCTTGCTGTCCTGCTTGTCCTGCTTGGCGCACCTGCATTTGCGCAGACGCCGCAGGATGTGGTGATCGACCAGCTGCAATCGCAAGGATACACAAGCATTACCGTCAATCGGACCCTTCTGGGGCGTATCCGAATTGTCGCGATCAGCGAGGCCTATCGGCGCGAAATCGTGATGAACCCGAACACGGGCGAAATATTACGTGATTATTGGGTTGTGCTGGAGGATGGTGGCGGCCTTGGTTCACTGCTTGAACGCCGGGGCGATAATGGCGGCTATCAAGGTGGTGGGAATGGCGACGACGATGATGATGACGATAATGATGATGATGATGACAATGATGACGACGACGATGATGATGATCACGACGATGACGATGACGATGATGATGACGATAATAACGATGATGATGACGACGATGACCAAGACGACGATTGA
- a CDS encoding PepSY domain-containing protein, with protein MKKTLLSTTAALVLGAGIAFAQTSSDQIIADLQAQGFTRVEITNGPTQIKVEAIRGTEKLEVIYDAATGTIIKQEMETVGAGDDTTPGVEIDSESEDFLDDDDDDDHDDDYDDDYDDDRDHDDDDDDDDDDDDDDDDDDDDDDDDDDDDDDDDDDD; from the coding sequence ATGAAAAAGACCCTTCTTTCGACAACCGCCGCGCTTGTTCTTGGTGCGGGCATCGCTTTTGCACAGACATCAAGCGATCAGATTATCGCTGACCTTCAGGCCCAAGGCTTCACCCGGGTGGAAATCACCAACGGCCCGACGCAGATCAAGGTCGAAGCAATCCGCGGCACCGAAAAGCTTGAAGTCATCTATGACGCGGCGACAGGCACAATCATCAAGCAAGAGATGGAAACGGTGGGTGCCGGTGATGACACAACCCCCGGCGTGGAAATCGATAGCGAGTCCGAAGACTTTCTTGATGATGACGACGATGACGATCACGACGATGATTACGACGACGATTACGATGATGATCGCGATCACGACGATGACGACGATGACGATGACGACGATGATGACGACGATGACGATGATGACGATGACGATGATGACGATGACGATGATGACGACGACGACGATGACGACGATTGA
- the trpB gene encoding tryptophan synthase subunit beta, with amino-acid sequence MNDLFNSFMTGPDENGRFGDFGGRFVSETLMPLILALEAQYEHAKTDETFWAEMHDLWTHYVGRPSPLYYAERLTQHLGGAKIYLKRDELNHTGAHKINNVLGQIILARRMGKTRIIAETGAGQHGVATATVCAKFGLKCVVYMGAHDVERQAPNVFRMKLLGAEMVPVTSGRGTLKDAMNDALRDWVTNVRDTFYCIGTVAGPHPYPAMVRDFQAIIGKEAREQMQAAEGRLPDTIIAAIGGGSNAMGLFFPFLDDKDVNIIGVEAGGKGVNAKMEHCASLTGGRPGVLHGNRTYLLQDDDGQILEGFSISAGLDYPGIGPEHAWLHEIGRAQYVSITDKEALEAFQLSCEMEGIIPALEPSHALAHVMKIAPTLPKDHLIIMNMCGRGDKDIFTVARALGFDMGDF; translated from the coding sequence ATGAACGATCTTTTCAATTCCTTTATGACTGGCCCAGACGAAAATGGCCGATTTGGCGATTTTGGCGGCCGCTTCGTGTCCGAAACCCTGATGCCGCTGATCCTCGCGCTTGAGGCGCAATACGAACACGCCAAGACGGACGAGACATTCTGGGCGGAAATGCACGATCTCTGGACCCATTATGTTGGCCGCCCCAGCCCGCTTTATTATGCCGAACGGCTGACGCAGCATCTGGGTGGCGCCAAGATCTATCTGAAACGGGACGAGCTGAACCACACCGGCGCGCATAAGATCAACAACGTGCTGGGCCAGATCATTCTGGCCCGTCGTATGGGCAAGACCCGGATTATCGCCGAAACAGGTGCGGGCCAGCACGGCGTTGCCACGGCCACGGTCTGTGCGAAATTCGGGTTGAAATGTGTGGTCTACATGGGTGCGCATGACGTTGAACGCCAGGCCCCCAACGTGTTTCGCATGAAGCTGCTGGGCGCTGAAATGGTCCCTGTGACCAGCGGGCGCGGCACCCTCAAGGACGCGATGAATGACGCGTTGCGCGATTGGGTCACCAACGTGCGCGATACATTTTATTGCATCGGCACGGTCGCGGGCCCGCATCCCTATCCGGCGATGGTGCGCGATTTTCAGGCTATCATCGGCAAGGAAGCCCGTGAACAGATGCAAGCCGCTGAAGGACGCCTCCCCGATACGATCATCGCCGCCATTGGTGGCGGGTCCAATGCGATGGGCCTGTTTTTCCCGTTCCTTGATGACAAGGATGTCAACATCATTGGTGTCGAGGCAGGCGGGAAAGGCGTGAACGCCAAGATGGAGCATTGCGCATCGCTGACGGGGGGGCGCCCTGGGGTGCTGCATGGCAACCGCACCTATTTGCTGCAAGACGATGATGGGCAAATCCTTGAAGGGTTTTCCATCAGCGCGGGCCTTGATTACCCCGGTATCGGCCCCGAGCACGCCTGGCTGCACGAGATCGGGCGGGCGCAATACGTCTCGATCACCGACAAAGAGGCGCTCGAGGCGTTTCAGCTTTCTTGCGAGATGGAAGGGATCATTCCCGCGCTTGAACCCAGCCACGCGCTGGCCCATGTGATGAAAATCGCACCTACTCTGCCCAAGGACCACCTGATCATCATGAACATGTGCGGCCGTGGCGATAAGGATATCTTTACTGTCGCGCGCGCCCTGGGCTTTGATATGGGCGACTTCTAG
- a CDS encoding phosphoribosylanthranilate isomerase, producing MTSGIQVKICGLRDSDGVRAAVDAGARYLGFNFFPKSPRYVTPQQAGELAVQVPVGVAKVGLVVDGDDALLDQITALVPLDFIQLHGHETPERVAQVRARYGLPVIKVLGVAQASDLDPIDAYSAVADQLLIDAKPPKGAVLPGGNGVAFDWKLLAGRKYWTKPWMLAGGLTPENVAEAIKLTGARQVDVSSGVESAPGVKDAARIAEFCAKAGVT from the coding sequence ATGACCTCTGGCATTCAGGTCAAGATTTGCGGGTTGCGGGACAGCGATGGTGTACGCGCGGCCGTCGATGCTGGCGCGCGCTATCTTGGCTTTAACTTTTTCCCGAAATCGCCCCGCTATGTGACCCCGCAACAGGCGGGGGAACTGGCGGTGCAGGTTCCCGTTGGCGTTGCCAAGGTCGGGTTGGTGGTGGACGGTGATGATGCGCTGCTGGATCAGATCACGGCACTGGTGCCGCTTGATTTCATCCAGTTGCACGGCCACGAAACCCCTGAACGCGTGGCCCAGGTGCGTGCGCGCTATGGCCTGCCGGTGATCAAGGTTCTGGGCGTTGCGCAGGCAAGCGACCTTGATCCGATAGACGCCTACAGCGCCGTCGCCGACCAGTTGCTGATTGATGCAAAGCCGCCAAAGGGGGCTGTGCTGCCCGGTGGCAATGGCGTGGCCTTTGACTGGAAACTGCTCGCGGGGCGCAAATACTGGACGAAACCCTGGATGCTGGCCGGCGGGCTGACGCCCGAAAACGTGGCCGAGGCGATCAAGCTGACGGGCGCGCGGCAAGTGGATGTGTCCAGCGGCGTTGAAAGCGCGCCGGGGGTCAAGGACGCTGCCCGGATTGCGGAATTTTGTGCCAAGGCGGGCGTGACTTGA
- a CDS encoding lipopolysaccharide assembly protein LapA domain-containing protein — translation MTYIRYGFWAVVGLCLIAVGLANRAPTELSAMPRALADALGLSPTVTLPLFVLLFLGVGLGLLIGFLWEWIREYKERAASRAKDRELAALRREIASLKDEKHEGQDEVLALLDKAG, via the coding sequence ATGACTTACATTCGCTATGGCTTTTGGGCCGTCGTTGGCCTGTGCCTGATCGCTGTCGGGCTTGCCAACCGCGCCCCCACCGAACTCAGCGCGATGCCAAGGGCTCTGGCGGATGCGCTGGGCCTGTCGCCGACCGTGACGCTGCCGCTGTTCGTGCTGCTGTTCCTTGGCGTCGGCCTTGGTCTGTTGATCGGTTTCCTGTGGGAATGGATCCGCGAATACAAAGAGCGCGCCGCGTCGCGCGCCAAGGATCGCGAACTTGCCGCCCTGCGCCGCGAGATTGCATCTCTCAAGGATGAAAAGCACGAAGGCCAGGACGAGGTTCTGGCCCTGCTCGACAAGGCCGGCTAG
- the ihfB gene encoding integration host factor subunit beta produces MIRSELIQRIADENPHLYQRDVEKIVNTIFDEVIEAMATGDRVELRGFGAFSVKKRDARVGRNPRTGESVNVEEKHVPFFKTGKLLRDRLNDN; encoded by the coding sequence ATGATCCGCTCGGAATTGATCCAACGTATTGCAGACGAAAATCCACATTTGTATCAGCGGGATGTCGAAAAGATCGTCAATACGATCTTTGATGAAGTCATCGAAGCGATGGCAACCGGCGACCGTGTTGAACTGCGCGGCTTTGGCGCATTTTCCGTCAAGAAGCGCGATGCCAGAGTGGGGCGGAATCCGCGCACCGGTGAATCGGTCAACGTCGAGGAAAAGCACGTGCCTTTCTTCAAGACCGGCAAGTTGTTGCGCGACCGTCTGAACGACAACTAA
- the rpsA gene encoding 30S ribosomal protein S1 translates to MAQNTSMEEFEALLNESFEIDTPSEGSVVKGKVISIEAGQAIIDVGYKMEGRVDLKEFANPGEAPDISVGDTVEVFLRQVENARGEAVISREMARREEAWDRLEKAYADEERVEGAIFGRVKGGFTVDLGGAVAFLPGSQVDVRPVRDAGPLMGLKQPFQILKMDRRRGNIVVSRRAILEESRAEQRAEVIGNLTEGQEVDGVVKNITEYGAFVDLGGVDGLLHVTDMAWRRVNHPSEILSIGETIKVQVIKINKDTHRISLGMKQLQDDPWNAVEAAYPLESVHTGRVTNITDYGAFVELEPGVEGLVHVSEMSWTKKNVHPGKIVSTSQEVEVMVLEIDSAKRRVSLGLKQTQRNPWEVFAETHPEGTEVEGEVKNITEFGLFVGLEGDIDGMVHLSDLTWEGRGEDVIGDFRKGDMVHAKVTEVDVEKERISLSIKAMDGDPFAEAVGGVKRGSIITVEVTKIEDGGIEVSYEGMTSFIRRSDLSRDRAEQRPERFGVGDKVDVRVTNIDPKTRRLGLSIKAREIAEEKEAVEQFGSSDSGASLGDILGAALKGDE, encoded by the coding sequence ATGGCTCAGAACACATCTATGGAGGAATTCGAAGCCCTTCTGAACGAAAGCTTCGAAATCGACACACCGTCCGAAGGCTCGGTTGTCAAAGGCAAGGTTATCAGCATCGAAGCTGGTCAGGCCATCATCGACGTCGGCTACAAAATGGAAGGCCGCGTTGACCTCAAAGAATTCGCAAACCCCGGCGAAGCGCCCGACATTTCCGTTGGCGACACTGTGGAAGTGTTCCTGCGTCAGGTCGAGAACGCCCGTGGCGAAGCCGTCATTTCGCGCGAAATGGCCCGCCGCGAAGAAGCCTGGGATCGTCTTGAAAAAGCATACGCTGACGAAGAGCGCGTCGAAGGCGCAATCTTTGGCCGCGTCAAAGGCGGCTTTACGGTTGATCTGGGCGGCGCGGTTGCGTTCCTTCCCGGGTCGCAAGTGGATGTGCGCCCGGTGCGCGATGCCGGCCCGCTGATGGGCCTCAAGCAGCCGTTCCAGATTTTGAAAATGGACCGTCGTCGTGGCAACATCGTTGTGTCGCGCCGTGCCATCCTTGAAGAATCCCGCGCCGAACAGCGCGCCGAAGTCATTGGCAACCTGACCGAAGGTCAGGAAGTTGACGGCGTGGTCAAGAATATCACCGAATATGGTGCGTTCGTTGATCTGGGCGGCGTTGATGGTCTGCTGCACGTCACCGACATGGCATGGCGCCGTGTGAACCACCCATCGGAAATCCTGTCGATTGGTGAAACGATCAAGGTGCAGGTCATCAAGATCAACAAAGACACGCACCGCATCAGCCTTGGCATGAAGCAGCTGCAGGACGATCCCTGGAATGCCGTCGAAGCAGCCTATCCGCTCGAGAGCGTGCACACGGGCCGCGTGACCAACATCACCGACTACGGCGCATTTGTCGAACTTGAGCCCGGCGTTGAAGGTCTGGTTCACGTGTCGGAAATGTCATGGACCAAAAAGAACGTGCACCCCGGCAAGATCGTGTCGACCTCGCAGGAAGTCGAAGTCATGGTGCTGGAAATCGACAGCGCCAAGCGCCGCGTTTCCCTTGGCCTCAAGCAGACCCAGCGCAATCCTTGGGAAGTGTTTGCAGAAACCCACCCCGAGGGCACTGAAGTCGAAGGCGAAGTCAAGAACATCACCGAATTCGGTCTGTTCGTCGGCCTTGAAGGCGACATCGACGGTATGGTTCACCTCTCTGACCTGACATGGGAAGGCCGCGGCGAAGACGTCATCGGCGATTTCCGCAAGGGCGACATGGTGCATGCGAAAGTCACCGAAGTGGACGTCGAGAAAGAGCGCATCAGCCTCTCGATCAAGGCGATGGACGGCGATCCGTTTGCCGAGGCCGTTGGCGGCGTCAAGCGCGGTTCGATCATCACCGTCGAAGTGACCAAGATCGAAGATGGCGGCATCGAAGTGTCCTACGAGGGTATGACATCCTTCATCCGCCGTTCTGATCTGTCGCGTGACCGTGCCGAACAGCGCCCCGAGCGTTTCGGCGTGGGCGATAAGGTCGACGTGCGCGTGACCAACATCGACCCCAAGACACGCCGTCTGGGTCTGTCGATCAAGGCACGCGAGATCGCGGAAGAAAAAGAAGCCGTCGAGCAGTTCGGATCCTCGGATTCCGGTGCGAGCCTTGGCGACATTCTTGGTGCGGCTTTGAAGGGCGACGAGTAA
- a CDS encoding DUF924 family protein produces the protein MSDIDEITREVLDFWFVETPAAKRFATDPAFDADLHMRFYWIYEDIQTGGHERYMGSANSILAAIIVLDQFSRNMFRNQPQAFAEDHRAIALAIYAADNGLDQEIAEGRRAFLYMPFMHSENPADHDRAVMLFTGLGNDTFLEFELKHKAIIDQFGRYPHRNAVLGRESTEAELAHVAEHGGF, from the coding sequence ATGAGCGACATTGACGAGATCACCAGAGAGGTTTTGGATTTCTGGTTCGTGGAAACGCCAGCCGCCAAGCGTTTTGCCACCGACCCCGCCTTTGATGCGGACTTGCACATGCGGTTTTACTGGATTTACGAGGATATCCAGACCGGCGGGCATGAACGCTACATGGGATCGGCCAACAGCATCCTTGCGGCGATCATCGTTCTGGATCAATTCAGCCGGAACATGTTTCGCAACCAGCCGCAGGCCTTTGCCGAAGATCACCGCGCGATTGCCTTGGCGATCTACGCCGCCGATAACGGGTTGGACCAAGAGATTGCCGAGGGGCGGCGCGCGTTTCTTTACATGCCCTTCATGCATTCCGAAAACCCCGCCGACCACGACCGCGCGGTGATGCTGTTCACGGGGTTGGGCAACGACACGTTCCTTGAATTCGAGCTCAAGCACAAAGCGATCATTGATCAGTTCGGACGATACCCGCACCGGAACGCGGTCTTGGGGCGCGAAAGCACCGAGGCAGAGCTGGCGCATGTGGCGGAGCATGGGGGGTTTTGA
- a CDS encoding chloramphenicol acetyltransferase: MAEHIVDLDTWPRAAQFRFFRAYAQPHYATTVRIDVTDLMQVRKGQGVNVYRACLYAIGAGLHAVPELCMRFRGDDVVRHDRIALSMTVPTQAGAFNYAYVPFAPDFSAFDAQCKSLIAAAAQTSALGANSGQRDDVAYLSCLPWLDYTSINNALPGPDDCIPRVSWGKIVPRGDGWDMAMTLEVHHALVDGAQVGAYFDAVQGALDGI; this comes from the coding sequence ATGGCTGAACATATCGTTGATCTGGATACATGGCCGCGCGCGGCGCAGTTCCGGTTTTTTCGCGCCTATGCACAGCCACATTACGCAACTACCGTGCGGATTGATGTCACCGATCTGATGCAGGTGCGCAAAGGGCAGGGGGTGAACGTGTATCGCGCCTGTCTTTATGCCATCGGCGCCGGGCTGCACGCTGTGCCCGAACTGTGCATGCGTTTTCGCGGCGATGACGTGGTGCGCCACGACCGGATTGCCCTGTCGATGACGGTGCCGACTCAGGCGGGGGCTTTCAACTATGCCTATGTCCCGTTTGCGCCGGATTTTTCAGCGTTTGACGCGCAATGCAAATCGCTGATCGCGGCGGCTGCGCAGACCAGCGCGTTGGGAGCCAATAGCGGTCAGCGCGATGATGTGGCCTATCTGTCTTGCCTGCCGTGGCTGGATTATACGAGCATCAACAACGCCTTGCCCGGCCCCGATGACTGCATTCCGCGGGTGTCATGGGGCAAGATCGTGCCGCGCGGCGATGGCTGGGACATGGCGATGACGCTCGAGGTGCATCACGCGCTGGTCGACGGGGCGCAGGTCGGGGCGTATTTTGATGCCGTGCAGGGGGCGTTGGACGGGATTTGA